A single genomic interval of candidate division WOR-3 bacterium harbors:
- a CDS encoding cytidine deaminase — MRGEKGKKQGRENLRTTRSRLQSCPRKTWDEYFIAIARLVSERSTCLRRKVGAILVREKRILCTGYNGAPHGLPHCDKVGCLRDELRIPAGERIEICRGIHAEQNTLVQAAAFGISVSGATLYCTHAPCITCAKMLINAGIREFVIAEDYPDDFARSFLVEAGIVVRRIRR, encoded by the coding sequence ATGAGAGGGGAAAAAGGGAAGAAACAGGGCAGGGAAAATCTTAGGACAACCCGAAGCAGGTTGCAATCCTGCCCGCGTAAGACCTGGGATGAGTATTTTATCGCCATCGCCCGCCTTGTATCAGAACGGTCGACCTGTTTACGACGAAAGGTCGGTGCAATTCTGGTTCGGGAAAAACGGATTCTCTGTACCGGTTACAACGGGGCGCCGCACGGATTGCCCCATTGTGATAAAGTGGGTTGTCTCCGTGATGAACTAAGGATTCCAGCCGGAGAGCGGATTGAGATTTGCCGGGGAATTCATGCCGAGCAGAATACGCTGGTTCAAGCGGCAGCATTTGGTATCAGTGTTTCCGGAGCCACTCTTTATTGCACCCATGCACCTTGTATTACCTGTGCCAAGATGTTGATCAACGCGGGTATCCGGGAGTTTGTTATCGCGGAAGACTATCCGGACGATTTTGCTCGCTCCTTTTTGGTTGAGGCGGGCATTGTGGTGCGACGGATACGGAGGTAA
- a CDS encoding HPr family phosphocarrier protein, which translates to MIKEELIIGGPVGLHARPAAEFVRLAEKFQSRVRLAKDGIWVNGKSILAILTLAAEKGSVVTLEVSGVDEEEAFRVLKEKLTKNDS; encoded by the coding sequence ATGATTAAAGAAGAGTTGATTATTGGCGGTCCGGTTGGTCTTCATGCTCGGCCTGCAGCGGAGTTTGTCCGACTTGCGGAAAAGTTTCAATCGCGGGTGAGGCTTGCCAAGGATGGTATCTGGGTTAATGGCAAGAGTATTCTCGCAATTCTGACTCTGGCCGCGGAGAAAGGAAGTGTTGTAACGCTCGAGGTCAGTGGTGTTGATGAGGAAGAGGCGTTTCGGGTTTTAAAGGAGAAGTTGACCAAGAATGATTCGTAA